Within the uncultured Draconibacterium sp. genome, the region TCGAACAAATTAGAGGATGAAGAAACCCCTTGGAATTTGGCCGATGACGGAAGTGCACTGGTTGCCGGACTTCAATTTCAGCCCATAAAAAATATAAAATTTGCGTTGAACTACCAGGACTGGGTACCATATGCATCAAATGCTGACAGCAAAGCATTTATTTACCTCAATCTTGAAGTTAAACTCTAAAATCAGCACAGATGAAACTAAAAATATTCATACTACTTCTTGCCGTTATTATTGTTGCATCGTGCCGAAAAAGTGATTACCTGCTTGAAGGAAGCGGCGAAACAATTACCGATAATGGTTTTGGAACAGGAACCACGACCTGGAGCAACGATAAAAAATATATTCTGGAGGGACTTGTTTTTGTAAACGACGGACAAACGCTTACCATCGAACCCGGAACAGTAGTACGTTTCAGGGTTGGGCAAGCCGAAAATGCAAGTGCACTGATTGTGGCACGTGGCGGAAAAATTATCGCCAACGGCACACCCGACGAACCTATTATTTTTACAGTTGAAGGCGACGACCTGAATGGCTCGATAGAAAAAAACGTTAGTGGCTTGTGGGGTGGTTTAATTATTCTGGGTAATGCTCCGATAAATCTGAGTGGTGGTGAAGCTTCAATTGAAGGTATCCCGTTGGCCGAGCCACGTGGTATTTACGGCGGAATAAATGACAACGATAACTCGGGCGTGTTAAAATATGTATCGATACGTCACGGAGGAACAAATATTGGCGAAGGCAACGAGATTAATGGCTTAACACTGGGCGGTGTTGGCAGCGAAACCGAAATCGATTATGTAGAGGTGATTGCCAATGCCGACGACGGTGTGGAAATTTTCGGAGGAACCGTAAACCTGCAACACATGGTAGTTTCGGGTTGCGACGACGATGCTTTCGACTACGACCTCGGATGGTCGGGTAACGGACAGTTTTGGCTGGGTGTGCAAAACGGCCTGGTTGGCGACAACCTGATTGAAGCAGGTGGCGGTGTTGATCCGGTTTACGGACTGCCCCACTCGCTGCCTAATATTTTTAATATCACTCTGGTTGGTAATGGCGACTCGAACGGAGGAAACACCATATTGTTCGACAAAAACGCCGGAGGAGTGATTGCCAACTCCATTTTTATGAATAAACGAAATGGCGTATTGCTTGAGGTAAGCGACCAGGAGCACGACAGCTACAATCAGTGGCAAAACGGGAAACTGGGCGTTAAAAACAACGTGTTTTACCAAATTGCAAGTACTACCGGCGCAACGTTTAAACTATCGGGTAACTACACCCCCGAGATGCAAAACGAATGGATGGCAGCATTTAACACCTCGAAAAACGAAATTTTCGATCCGCTGATCGATCCCGAATCGGGAAGTTATTTACCCGAACAGGAAATTGAAGGAGAAGTGCACGATTTTCCATTGCCCTGGTTCCAGATTGTGGACTTTAAAGGCGCTTTTGGCGAAGACGACTGGATTCAGGGATGGACATTGCTTGCTGAGTAAAACGATTGGAACGCTGATAACGCAGGTATCGCTGATTGCGTAGATAAAGAGTCCGGGGCTGTATAGTTTAAATTTGTACAATCCCGGACTTTTGCTATTATGAATTTCTAAAACAGAACGTGATGTAATCGCGAACCGGTAAAAAAAATTATCTTGGATTATTCCATCCTGTTAAAATTTCTCCCAAAGCATAATCAAGTAAAACAACTACAATAATTATCACTGCAATAATCCCTATAACCTTTAGTATTTTCTTATTCATTTTTAATTTATTTAGATTGATATTTTGTTGATTCCTTGGCTTGCTAATGGCGGTGGTATTAGGTCGTGGCGGTCAGACGAGAGTATGAGTGTCTGTCCCAACCCCAGCCATGCCTTATACCACGCTTTAGCGTTTCGTGTTTTAATTTTAATTATCATTTAAGTTATCTACAAATTTGAAACATTCTTGAAAAAACTCAGATGGATGTGTGAACCATGGATCATGACATGAATCATTGATGATATATCTATTTACATTGCTATTTAAGTCCTCAATAACATCAGACCAGTCTTGATAAGTGCAAACTGTATTTTTCCCAAAAGCCAAAATTGGAATATCTATTTTTCCAAGAAAACTAATATCTGGAGCTGATTTTAAGCTATTAGCTGTAGCTCTATTTATATCAAAATTAGTTGACATTCTTAATTCTAATTCTTTTTCTGGATTGTCAATATGTTCATTCAGTTTGAAAAATTCCTGATAAGGTACATGTTTCGATATTCGGACTGAATCTTCGTATTCTGATTTACTTTTTTTCCTGATGAAAGTATATAATGAATCGTTAATATAATCATTGAAATCAATTTTTTGGGGATTTTCTCCATTCCATCTGCAAAAGCCAGATAAAACAAGTGCCTTAACATCTTCTGGGAAATAAATTGAATATAATAATGCAAGTTCTGAACCCCATGAGGAACCAGCTAAAATAATTTTACCATTTTCCGATATTGTTTCTTTTATTCTTTTAAGGTCTTGAACATGGTCAATCCATGTATAACTTTGGGCTGTATCGCTTTTGCCACAACCACGCTGGTCATAATAACATATTGTTGATATTGAAGATAAAGTATCCCATTCTGGTCTTAAATAAGAATGTTCAACCGCTGGGCCTCCATGCAGAATGATTATCATTTCATTGGAATTCCCAATTTTCCAGAAGGCAAGTTTTGGTGAACCAGCAATATAATTAGTTTGAGAATAGCTTAATTGTACTGTTATGAATAAAAGAATAACCACTAAAATGGTTCTTTTTGATTTCTCAAATTCAGAAACTATGTGAGTTCTCAAATGATTCATATTAATCCATTGAATATTGTATTTTTTGCTGCTAACGTTGAGTGTATGGTGTCGTGCGGTGATTACGCAGAGATTTTTGTCAAGTTAAACCAACCTCTTTTACGAGCCATAAATACTTGAAAAATACTAAAACCCTCATGCACTATACACATTTGTTGTGTGTTAGTGCTTTTTTATTTTATCAAGAATTTTAATTCGTCACAAGTTTTGCTCGGCACAAATTCTGTTAATTCATAATCCGCTAATTCATTCTGCTTGAAAGGGTCTTTTCCTATAATTTTTTCCAATTCAGTTTTTGATTCTACATTTGATAATATTATACCACCTGTTCTTGGAATTTTTCGTCCTGAAGCAAGAAAATGTCCTAACTTATATTGTTCATTCAGGTATTCAATATGTTCTTCCAGAAATTGGTCGATTTTTTCTAATTCTGTTTTATAAGTCAAATTAATTATGAACATAAATATATTCTTTTATTAGTTGGTTTTAAATTCAATTAACGTTCTGATTGAGCATTGTTTTACACAACTATTTTAGTTTATACAATTCTGTTACTCTTTTTAAGTCCGTTGAATTGTTTATTTCATAAAAATAATCCAATTGCCATTTTTGAGTTCCTTCAGCTTGTTTGTTTTTCGTGATGTCCCATTTAGGATAAACTCGAAACCCTCTTTTCCCTTCTTTCTTTTCTGTTCCGATAACTCCTTTCTCTATCAGCGCAGATTTTGGGAAAATAAACTGTCCAAGCTTATTTTCGTTCCGAACGTTAACAATATATAAATCAATCTGGTCGGATTCATCAAATGGCTCAATTATCCCACTTCCATTTCGCTTCCAAAACGTTACAAATTGACCTACTTTTTTTGGCGTTATTTTGGCGCTCCTACTTAAAATATTACGTCCATTAAGTTTAAATCGACAGGCGTCATATTCTTCACTTTCTAATTCAGTTTCAAAGTCTGAAATCCGAAGAGAACATTTGTCGTAAATTTCTGTTTTGATTTGATTCAAATTACTATTCATTTCTAATATTCTCTTTTTTAATGCACGGTTTTCCAGCATTACACATAACGTATATGTTAGTAACAGTGCAACTAACATTCTATTATGCATCACAGTTTTAAATTACTGTTTTTCTTTTGTTTATCCTTCAATATTCGATGTAACGGACTATTTATTTTTGCAAGAAAAGTTTTCAATGTCTTGGGCATTTTGTTGTTTAGTGAAATGTAAGCATTTATTATGTAAATGGTTGTAGGCACTGTAAAAAAATTCTATTTCCTGGTTTTCGCGACGTTTTATACGTCCCGATCAATTCGAATAAAATTTCGCGTGTGCTGTCGGGATATGGAATTTGTATCGCTTCTTCCTGTTGTAACCAGTCAGTTAAAACCTCCTGAAAAACACTGATTTTTGAAATAACGGGAATCCCCATTTCGGCCAGCATAGCTGCATTGCAAGCTTGTTCATATTGATTTTTCATGGGAATTACGCACAGCTTTTTACCCATAAACAGCGCTTCGGCAGGTGTTTCAAAACCAGCCGTGCACAAAATTCCGGAGCAGGAGATAAACGACCGGTTAAACCCTTCGAGCGAAACAGGATTAAATTGAATCAATCCTCTGGAATAGCCCTCGTAGCAGTGTTTTGAAAAAACCTCCCACCGAACAGCTTTGTAAGGGCTGAGCATCTTTTCAATCTCCGCATCGCTAAAGGCAGGCAAATAAACCGTATAATGCCCTTTGTTGCCAGCCTTTGCCTTACGAATGGGAGAACGGATTACAGGTGTAAAATTCTGCTCGTCGAGTTGTTTAAAATGAAAACCATAGCGAATGGTTGCCGGCGCATAATGTTTTAAAATAAGTTTACCCAACACATCCTTTTTTGCCGGACGGGGTGCATGCGGGTGCAAAACAGCATTTTGATGGCTTAAACCAACGCATTGCTTATTCCTGAGCTTACATGCCCAGGCAGTTACCGGTTCAAAATCGTTAATTACCAAATGGTAATCGTTAACAGGTATTTTCCAAATGTCTTTTATCAGGCGAAAAAGCCGTGTTTTTACAATGGTTCTCCAAATATCAACACCGCCTTTACGACCAAAAATAAAACTAAAGCCATAGCACCTATATTTTACTTCGTATGGCAAACTAATATCGCCCTGAATACCGCTAACCAATATATCAGTCTCTCCTATCTCCTGTAAATAAGGAACAATTTCGGTGGCGCGTGCCAGATGCCCGTTACCGGTTCCCTGGATGGCATAAAGAATTTTCACTGACGGACTTGTATTAAATTCGAGAATGTGAGCTCTTTAACCAGTGTCTGGTAAATCGATTGTTCAGCCGGAATATCTGCCTCATCAACCGGTGTTTCTTCTTCCGTTCCGTTGTAAGTATACAAATGCCATTCGCTGTTGTAATATTCGGCAGCGGTTAAATGTTCCACCCAATCGCCACAATTGATGTACTGAATCGACATCTCATCGCTGTTAAGCATTTTTGTTTTCGGAATATGTGTATGTCCACAAATTACCGTGTGATAACCTTGAGCGGAAGCCGATTCGGCCAGTTGTTTTTCGAATTTCGAAGGCATTCTTTTCTCGCGAACAAAGTTCTTTTTTATAATTTTGTATATAATCATTTCTCTTTTCCCAAAGGGAATCAGCAGCCAGTTAATCAACTTATTAAAAATGGTAAGCAGTCCGTAAAGTGCTGCTCCGAATTTGGCCAGTCGTTTCGATTTATGGATAACTTTATCAAAAATATCTCCGTGAAAAATCCAGGTACGTTTGCCATTGTGCTCAAAAATGAATTGATTGGCAATTTCGAGCAAGCCCATTTTGGCTCCACTGAATTTGCGTAAAAACTCATCATGATTACCGGTAACATAGATCACCCGTGTTCCCTTTTCCATCATCTTTATAATCTGCCTGATCACTTTCAAATGACTTTTTGGGAAATAATTACGGCTAAAACGCCACGAATCGATGATATCTCCATTTAGTACCAAAACAGAAGTACGTATGGATTTTAAATACTTTAATATTTTTTTAGGTTTGCAGGCGTGTGTAGCGAGGTGTAAATCGGAAATTACGGCAACTTCAATTTCTCTGATTTCCATAAAATTGACATTACTTACTATTGATCAAAGAAACGAAACATGCATTAACGGGTGGTTACACAAGTATTAAGTATCAAATAAATTTGGATGCGTTTTACCTGCTTTTATACGATACCACTTTACTTATTATCGATATCTTAACCTTCGGCTAATAAACCGGTTACACGTATCCTCTATTTTTATCGCGTATCATTCACGGTGGAATTATGAGGACAAAAAGGAGGAATATTTCCTTTACAGATTTGGTGAAACATCCGGCATCAACTTCTCTGTCGCAAAGTAAAAGAGCACTCTCGCTGACTTTTGGTTTTTACCTGGGGCTTTTCCCCGTTTTAGGAACTACAACTATTCTCTGTTTGGCTGCAAGCCTTACTTTCAGGCTAAATACATTTTTAGTAATGGGGATGAATATATTACTGGCACCTATCCAGCCATTATTAATGGTTCCATTTATAAAATTCGGGCAGTTGTTGTTCTTTGGGCAAAGCCAACCGGATGTGGAAATAACCTTGAATAGTTTCTTTACAACCGGGGTTTGGGATACGTATTACACTTTTTTAGAATATGTTGCAGGAGGAATATTACTTTGGGCTTTTCTGAGTTTTTTTACCGGCTTTTTTGTGTATCGCCTGTTCTATAAAATACAGCAATTTGCGGTAAAACAGTGATACCCTCACCGGGTGAGAGCATCACCATTATAACCTTTTATTGTTTTATGAAATATTTTTCAATGGCTTCCCACGAGATGTATTTAAAATCTTGGCTTACTAATTCTTCGCCATTGTAGTTATAACCGTCCTGAACTACCAACATGCCTTTCGGGAATTTTGCACCCAGCGGAACGTTTGTAATGTCAATTCCATCGGTTTCTTCTACTCCATCAATAGCACCATCAACAATACGGAAACTGCCGAGGTACTTATTATCGCCCTGACGCTCGAAAACCGCATAACTGTAGCTTCCCTGCGACGAGGCAACCAGGTAACCATTTATACTGTCGGTAGCATAAATTGCCAGTCCTTCAATATCGTAGTGCATATCTGGGTTTTCCTCGGTACTCATTGCTATGAGTTTTCCTGCAGTCGAGCCATCGGGTTCAGCATCGAACTTGAAAATTCCGGCCACTTCTTCGCCAATGTAAACCACTCCGTTTTCATCGTCGGCAGCCACACCTTCGGTTTGCGTTCCCAAACTCCACGAACGTACCAGTTTGGCATCAATTTTATCGCCACTGGCAACTAACTGCCACTGTTCAACTTCGCCGGCTTTGCTGTTCAGAAATACAAAATAGTTACCGGTTTTTGCACTTCGGTACATGCCCAAACCGTAAACATCATCCTGCATTTCAGAAGTAATTACCCGTGCATCAGCCGCCTCGAGCACACCGCCTTTTTTTACAACATATAACGAAAGAGAATGTGTAGACCGATTACTTGCTGCCAACACATCAACTTGCTGATCGCCCAACTGAAAACCATAACGCAAATCGCAGTTATTCATATTGCCATCGGGATAGTAATAAAGTTGCTTTCCATCAAGATCATAGGTAGCCAGTCCGCCCTTTTTATCGGTACCGATAATAAACGAGTTCATCACATTTGTAGTATCCACCCAAATGGCCGGATCGTCAGCCGAATCTTCATTTTTACCCTGTGGTACAGGATCGGTTTCGGCTACGGCAGTTACGGTGTTTGTAATGTGCTCACCGGCTTTTCTCGATCCCTCGCTTGGCCGGTTGACTTCGCACCCAACAATGCTTACCACCAAAACTGCCAGTAAAACACTCGCCAAAAAAATACGATTACAAGTACAATTCATCGTCATCAATTTTTGTGTAAATAGCTGAGAACACAACGAGTCGCGTCCTCAGCTTTAACTTTTAAAATCTATTCTATGCGGAAATTACGATTCCTAAAAATTAAACTTCAGACCGAAATTTACTTTAATATCATAGTACTCGGCCTGGTAAGTGTATTGCGACTCACCCTGATAATAACGCAACGGCGTATTTAAAATATTATTGAGTTCGGCAAACAACATAAAGTTTTTATTGAAATGATAGCTGGTATTAAAATCGAGGTACGAAACTTGGTCGTAGTATACATCTTCGAAAGCTTTGTCGCTATATTCTTCCACAAAATCGCCGGCATAGTTATACGACAAACGTGCCGACAGCTTTTTGCCTTCGTAATACAGCGATGCGTTTAACGTATTCTCAGGTGTTCCCGGCAATGTCAAATCATCGTCTTCACGATCTTCGATCTGGAAATTGCTAACCGTCGACTTGGTATAGGTGTAGTTGGCATAAAATCCGGTTTGGCGAAGAAAGCCCGGCAAAAAGTCGAACTGACGCTGAAATGCAACTTCGGCACCAAATAAAGTAGCATCGCCGGCATTAATAGGTTGTGTGAATTTCTCCCAGGTTTGCCCCAGGTAATCGTAATCCGACTGAATTCCGTTAACAATAAAATCGCTGATGTCTTTGTAGAAAATTCCACCCGACACCAAACCAATTGATTGAAAATAGTGCTCAGCCATTAAATCAAAGTTCCATGATGTAGTTGGCGTAAGATCCGGGTTACCAATTTCAATCTCAACATCTTCGTTGTTTACTTCAACACGTGGCACCAGGTCTATGTATTTTGGTCGTGCAAGCGTATTGGTAACACTTGCTTTAATACTGGTGTTTCTGTCGATTTCATATTTAAACAGCAACGATGGCAATACATTTGTGTAGTTGTTATCCACTTCTTCGGTATCAACCAAATCTTCCACATCACCTTCTTCATCCAGAATCAGTTCTTTTCCCGAGTAGTTGATCGAAGTATTTTCAACCCTTACTCCGGCAACAACATCCATACGCCCAAACGATTGATCGAAACGCAGGTAAGCAGCAGTTACATCTTCCGATGCATCAAAGTTTCCGGCCAATTCTTCCAGGTTTACTTCTCCTTCAAAATCGCCTGAAGCCAAATCTAATCCACCTAAATATTTTACATCAACGTAAGTTCCGGCCACGTAATCTCCGGCCAAAAAGTCGTCTTTTGTTTTAACCACGGTATTGTTGAATGCCCCGTTGTTAAACGCATCCTCGTCGGTTGGCGAATAGTCGTAAAAATCGTTGTCGCGGTTTTTGCTTTTGCCTTTGTATTTGGCACCAAAACGGATAACACTTGTTCCGTTTTGAAAAGGAAGCTTAAAGTCTACTTTGAATTTTTTGTCGATATCTTCGGTGTACTGATGTTCTTCGGTCAACTCATCAAAATCCCAGCTGCTGTTAAAATCCTGCGCTTCCGGGGTATTAATAATCACCTGTGGTTTTTCGGTATCAGAAAGATTCTGGCTAAACTCCACATTTTTAATTCGGTATTGCAGGTAACGCTCGTTCGGACGGTCTTCGTTGGCTTTTGAGTAAGAACCTTTCCAATTCATTTCAAGTGCACCAAACTGGTGTTGCCCACCTAACGAAAAATGGTACGTGCGCTGGTCTTCTAATCGTGCATCTTTGTTGGTACCACCTTTCACCTGTCGTTCGATTTTTGCCTCATCTTCATCCAGATCTTTGTAAACAACGCGGTAACGGTTTTCCCAGTCGTTACGATGGTTGTACATTACTTTTACCTCGATTTTATTATTCGCATCAAATTCATAATCCAATGCACCCGAATAACTCTGGCGCAAACGCTCAATCAAATACGTGCGCACCTGCATTTCTTTCATTATTCCTTCGTCGTTCCATTCGGCTTCCAGATCGTCCGATCCCATCATATGATCCTGCACCGATCCGGCCAGTGTAACACCCAGTTTATTGTTGAACAAACGATCGGCATACAACAGCGAGAAGTTAGGCGCCACTTTGCTACGCAGTGCGTTGTAAGTACCGCCAACCGAACCGGTAATACGGCGTGAGTAAGGATTTGACTTGGTTACCAAA harbors:
- a CDS encoding glycosyltransferase family protein, with the translated sequence MKILYAIQGTGNGHLARATEIVPYLQEIGETDILVSGIQGDISLPYEVKYRCYGFSFIFGRKGGVDIWRTIVKTRLFRLIKDIWKIPVNDYHLVINDFEPVTAWACKLRNKQCVGLSHQNAVLHPHAPRPAKKDVLGKLILKHYAPATIRYGFHFKQLDEQNFTPVIRSPIRKAKAGNKGHYTVYLPAFSDAEIEKMLSPYKAVRWEVFSKHCYEGYSRGLIQFNPVSLEGFNRSFISCSGILCTAGFETPAEALFMGKKLCVIPMKNQYEQACNAAMLAEMGIPVISKISVFQEVLTDWLQQEEAIQIPYPDSTREILFELIGTYKTSRKPGNRIFLQCLQPFT
- a CDS encoding YciI family protein: MFIINLTYKTELEKIDQFLEEHIEYLNEQYKLGHFLASGRKIPRTGGIILSNVESKTELEKIIGKDPFKQNELADYELTEFVPSKTCDELKFLIK
- a CDS encoding TonB-dependent receptor — encoded protein: MKKLSLFLFILLFVNMFNALAEGEDENAANKGTIAGRIVDTENLPLPGAAVVIENLHKGAVTDVNGFYRIVSLDPGEYIVKVSYIGFKEAEETVTVAIGKTSTLNFKLEAGIDIEEVVVNGALQGQSKALNQQKNSMNITNIISSDQVGRFPDQNVGDALKRIPGINVQYDQGEARFGNIRGTSPEYNSVAIDGDRIPSAEAETRSIQLDLIPSDMIQSIEVNKVVTADMDADAIGGSVNLVTKSNPYSRRITGSVGGTYNALRSKVAPNFSLLYADRLFNNKLGVTLAGSVQDHMMGSDDLEAEWNDEGIMKEMQVRTYLIERLRQSYSGALDYEFDANNKIEVKVMYNHRNDWENRYRVVYKDLDEDEAKIERQVKGGTNKDARLEDQRTYHFSLGGQHQFGALEMNWKGSYSKANEDRPNERYLQYRIKNVEFSQNLSDTEKPQVIINTPEAQDFNSSWDFDELTEEHQYTEDIDKKFKVDFKLPFQNGTSVIRFGAKYKGKSKNRDNDFYDYSPTDEDAFNNGAFNNTVVKTKDDFLAGDYVAGTYVDVKYLGGLDLASGDFEGEVNLEELAGNFDASEDVTAAYLRFDQSFGRMDVVAGVRVENTSINYSGKELILDEEGDVEDLVDTEEVDNNYTNVLPSLLFKYEIDRNTSIKASVTNTLARPKYIDLVPRVEVNNEDVEIEIGNPDLTPTTSWNFDLMAEHYFQSIGLVSGGIFYKDISDFIVNGIQSDYDYLGQTWEKFTQPINAGDATLFGAEVAFQRQFDFLPGFLRQTGFYANYTYTKSTVSNFQIEDREDDDLTLPGTPENTLNASLYYEGKKLSARLSYNYAGDFVEEYSDKAFEDVYYDQVSYLDFNTSYHFNKNFMLFAELNNILNTPLRYYQGESQYTYQAEYYDIKVNFGLKFNF
- a CDS encoding phytase, with protein sequence MNCTCNRIFLASVLLAVLVVSIVGCEVNRPSEGSRKAGEHITNTVTAVAETDPVPQGKNEDSADDPAIWVDTTNVMNSFIIGTDKKGGLATYDLDGKQLYYYPDGNMNNCDLRYGFQLGDQQVDVLAASNRSTHSLSLYVVKKGGVLEAADARVITSEMQDDVYGLGMYRSAKTGNYFVFLNSKAGEVEQWQLVASGDKIDAKLVRSWSLGTQTEGVAADDENGVVYIGEEVAGIFKFDAEPDGSTAGKLIAMSTEENPDMHYDIEGLAIYATDSINGYLVASSQGSYSYAVFERQGDNKYLGSFRIVDGAIDGVEETDGIDITNVPLGAKFPKGMLVVQDGYNYNGEELVSQDFKYISWEAIEKYFIKQ
- a CDS encoding MepB family protein, which encodes MLVALLLTYTLCVMLENRALKKRILEMNSNLNQIKTEIYDKCSLRISDFETELESEEYDACRFKLNGRNILSRSAKITPKKVGQFVTFWKRNGSGIIEPFDESDQIDLYIVNVRNENKLGQFIFPKSALIEKGVIGTEKKEGKRGFRVYPKWDITKNKQAEGTQKWQLDYFYEINNSTDLKRVTELYKLK
- a CDS encoding alpha/beta hydrolase, which produces MNHLRTHIVSEFEKSKRTILVVILLFITVQLSYSQTNYIAGSPKLAFWKIGNSNEMIIILHGGPAVEHSYLRPEWDTLSSISTICYYDQRGCGKSDTAQSYTWIDHVQDLKRIKETISENGKIILAGSSWGSELALLYSIYFPEDVKALVLSGFCRWNGENPQKIDFNDYINDSLYTFIRKKSKSEYEDSVRISKHVPYQEFFKLNEHIDNPEKELELRMSTNFDINRATANSLKSAPDISFLGKIDIPILAFGKNTVCTYQDWSDVIEDLNSNVNRYIINDSCHDPWFTHPSEFFQECFKFVDNLNDN
- a CDS encoding UDP-2,3-diacylglucosamine diphosphatase, encoding MEIREIEVAVISDLHLATHACKPKKILKYLKSIRTSVLVLNGDIIDSWRFSRNYFPKSHLKVIRQIIKMMEKGTRVIYVTGNHDEFLRKFSGAKMGLLEIANQFIFEHNGKRTWIFHGDIFDKVIHKSKRLAKFGAALYGLLTIFNKLINWLLIPFGKREMIIYKIIKKNFVREKRMPSKFEKQLAESASAQGYHTVICGHTHIPKTKMLNSDEMSIQYINCGDWVEHLTAAEYYNSEWHLYTYNGTEEETPVDEADIPAEQSIYQTLVKELTFSNLIQVRQ
- a CDS encoding DUF2062 domain-containing protein, which encodes MRTKRRNISFTDLVKHPASTSLSQSKRALSLTFGFYLGLFPVLGTTTILCLAASLTFRLNTFLVMGMNILLAPIQPLLMVPFIKFGQLLFFGQSQPDVEITLNSFFTTGVWDTYYTFLEYVAGGILLWAFLSFFTGFFVYRLFYKIQQFAVKQ